AAGTATTTGTTTTATCATTAGTAAGCATTATCGCTGGTATCGCATTGACATATTTAACGGCTTTAGTCTTCCCAGAAGGAATGCCATTTAACTTAGACTTTAAAATGGTACTGATATATGGCGTTATCTTATTAATTGTATCTGTTTTAGGTTCTGTTATTTCAGCTCGTCAGGTAACAAAAATCGATCCATTAACAGCGATTGGGAGAGTGGAATAAATGACTGGTTTAGTATTAAAAGGTGTCACAAAATCATTTAAAGAAGGCGACTCAACAGTAGACGCTTTAAAAAATGTATCCTTAACTGTAAATCCTGGTGACTTTATCGCTATTATTGGTCCATCTGGTTCAGGGAAAAGTACATTATTATCCATTGCTGGTGCTCTCCTACAACCATCTAAAGGTGAAGTATTAGTAAATGAAACAAACATTGGGAACATGAAAGAAAAAGAGCTTTCTTCATTCCGTTTAACAGACATCGGCTTCATCTTACAAACATCGAACTTAATTCCGTATTTGAATGTATTGGATCAACTTCTACTTGTGTGTAAGATGAAAGGCAAAGTAACCTCTAAAGAAGTCGATTTCGCGAAAACTTTGTTAAATGACTTAGGTTTAAGCCAAAAATTAACGAAATTCCCGAATGAATTATCAGGAGGAGAACGTCAACGTGTTGCGATAGCTCGTGCATTTGTTAACAACTCAAACGTCATTTTAGCAGATGAACCTACGGCAAGTTTAGACTCTAACCGTGCATTTGAAGTAGTTAAACAAATTCGAAATGAAGTAAAAGAACGCAACAAAGCTGCTGTTATGGTAACCCATGACGAACGTATGTTGGAGTTTTGTGATAAAGTATACCGCATGGAAGACGGCGTATTAACGCTAGAAGCTTAATAAGAGGTTGAAATAGCTTATGAAATCAAACTTGATTTTCATAAGCTATTTTTTTACTTATAAAAAAGAACGCTCATTCTTAAATACAAGTAAGATCGCAATATACTTACCTATTTGTTCATATTGGGTGTAAATCAGAGTCGTATTCCCGGAGCTGTTTGCATATACATACCTGATGTCCCTTTAAGGGAATCAGAAAATTGAATGAGGTGTCGAATGAGTATCCAGCAATACGAGCAAGCGTTACAAGGGAAGTTACTATTACCGACAAGCGAGCTGTATGAAGAGAAATGCCATATTTTCAACTCCGCGGTCCAGTCAAAACCTGCAGCCATCATTTTTTGTGAAACAGAACAAGATGTAGTAGAGGCCGTAAACTATGCAAATGCAAGAAGTTTAACGATCGCTGTCAAAGGTGGCGGACACCATTTAGCAGGGTTTGCCATAGCAGAAGGTAGTGTGGCAATCGATATGTCAGCTATGAAAACAATGACGGTAAATGAAGAAACGAAAACTGTAGAAGCGGAAGCCGGCGTAAAGGCAGGGGAACTAACAGCTGAAGTACAAAAGTACGGTTTAGCCGTACCAATAGGAACCGCTTCAAACCCAGGCGCATTTGGTGTAGCGCTAAGTGGTGGAATTGGCTATTTGCGCGGTGTCTATGGCTTAGCCTGCGACAATATTATCGGCGCGACAATTGTGACGGCAGATGGAGAAATTCTAACAGTAGATGAATATGCACACCCTGATCTTTTATGGGCACTTCGCGGTGGAGGTGGCAACTTCGGTGTTGTAACGAAGCTTGTATTCCAAGCGTATGAAATCGGCACGGATGTATTTGCATTAGATTTAATGTATGACTACGCAGATGCTGAAGAGGTGTTCACCAAGGCACAACGCTTTGTAGAGGCCGCACCAAATGAAAGTGTGGCGGTCAACTTCACGGTTACGATTTTACCTCCAGTACCATTTTTGCCAGAAGCGCTACACTTCAAAAAAGTCATTATGGTGTTAGGAATGTATGCAGGGGCGAAAGAGGACGGCGAAGCAGCAATGCAACCGCTCCGCGAGTTAGCAACGCCAATCATGGACCAATCAGCGATTATGCCGTATCGTGCACTACAGCAAAAGCTGGATCCGATGATTCCACCAAGCGTCAACTGCTACGGCACAGCCTTATACTTCGATAAATTAGAAGGGGAAACCTTGCAGACGTTTTTAAGCTTTATGGATGCACCACCATCACCTGGAATTTTAGGGCAAGTGTGGTCACTCGGTGGCAAGATGAACGAAATGACATCTGAAACGTCTCCATTTGCGATGCGTGATGCGGGCTGGGCATTAATCGTGGACGTGATGGCAATGGCTGACGACGATGCAGTATGTGAAACATGGATTGACGATTTATATGCGGGATTATTGCCGTACGCGCATAAAAAGGCATCTTACTTAAACTCTATTAATCCTACAGAGAATGCAGTAGAGGATGCATTTGCTGATAATTACGCGCGTTTACAGCAAGTAAAAGCGTTATATGACCCGACAAACGTATTTTGTCATAATCATAATATTAAAGTAGTGAAGTAATTAAATAGAGGGAGGGTCTGTCTGGAAATTCGTTTTCAGACGGGCCTTTTTATGTGTTTTTCATTCAGATCGGGCGTAACTCTAAGTGGCTTCTACGGTTATGTAAGTATTGCTATAAGGAAGCATATGAATTCTCTTTACATTCCATAATTTCTTAAACTCATTAATCGGAACTTTTCGATTATAGCTCTTGAGGCCATCATCGCAATTCACCAGATGCTTTAATGATTCTGCAAGGTAAATATAGTTCTGGTCATAGCCTACAACAGGGACAAAATGCAAATAATTACGATCCTTTTGTACTTTGATAAAAACAATTACAGGCGTTCCTTTACTCACTTCGTACTTTAATGTATTTATATTTCCTTTATAATAGTTTGTTTTAAAGCCTTTTTTACTTAACACTTCTCGGATTCCTTTTGGATATACATTGCCGGCCTTCGTTTTACTAGGAAAATACTTATATAATGATTCGCCCTCTGCCTCTATACCAAAATGACGCAACAGATACGCTGTTGAAAACGCTGCACATTCCGAATTTTGTTGAAAATCTATTCGATTGTTTTGTGGAATTAGATAGTTAGCTGGATAGTCTCTTTTTCGTAAAATAGGAATCGGTAATGTCATTAAATAGGCATTAATGCTAATTGAGATAATAATCCATAAAATAACGGTTCTAACTATAAACATACTATTTCCTCCATTGCTTTAGTGTCCATATCTAAAACGATACCACTTGATAATACCATAAATTGGATGTAAATCGAAGCCCATTTCCTTTATTGGAGATGGGCTTTTGTGTCTTGATATAATTCACGCGTTTTTCTTTGTTCTTGTAGTTGTACGTTTTTTTCTTGTTGTCGGTTTCTTCGTTTTATCTAATGATGCCTGAAGAGCTGACATTAGGTCTGTTACATTATCAGGAAGTGGTCGCTTATCGTTTACTGTTACAGTTCCATTTCCTTCCGCTTGTTTTGCCTCTATTAATTGCATAAGAGCAGTACGATAATCATCTGTGTATTTTGTAGGATCAAACTCCGTCGTTAATTGATCTACTAACATGAGCGCGGTCTCAAGTTCTTTTTGTACAACAGTCTCGACTCCTGGAATGTTTGGTACGTCCTTCGCATCTCTTACTTCGTCGGGGAAATGAATGACTTCCATGACCAAAGTATTCTTATATACCCGGACAATCGCTAATTGTTCCTTTGCTCTAATCGTTATTTTCGCAATCCCAATTTTACCTGATTCCTCTAAAGTTTTTCGTAATAATACATAGGCTTTCGCACCTGTCGTATCCGGTGATAAATAGTAAGTCTTTTCGAAATAGATCGGATCAATCTCCTCCAATTTCACAAAGTCTATAATTTGAACTGCTTTGTCTTCCGCTTCTTTACGTATATTTTCTAAGTCTTCTTCATCTAATATGACAAATTTGTTTTTGGTATACTCGTAGGCCTTTACGATTTCCTCGTCCTTCACTTCTTTCTGACAACCTTCACATACTTTTTTGTAACTAATCGGTGTATGACATTCTTTATGGAGCTGTCTCAATTTCACATCTTTATTTTCGGTAGCAGCATGAAGCTTTACAGGGATGTTAACTAAACCAAAACTAATACTACCTTTCCAAACTGTATGCATTTTGTCACCTCATTTTTCTTTATTATCTAGATTAAAATTATTTTTATGTATGGTAGTGTAAAAAAAACAAAAGATATTAGAAAAAATGAAAGTTGGCTTGAATTTTGAAACCAATGTTATTAACAGATTCAATTGAAATGCCAGTCGGGGAGGGTTGGCTATACGAAACAAAGTATGATGGGATTCGTTGTATTTTAATCTGGGAAAAAGGGGAGCCAGCACCGGTTTTGAAAAGTCGAAATAACAACGTACTTAATGAAATGTTTCCTGAAATCCTTCGTTTTTGTGAGGCAATATATAACGAGGTTGAACGCTATTTGCCACTTATGTTGGACGGTGAGCTGGTGTATTTGATAAACGATTACCAAAGTGATTTTTCAGTTGTTCAGAAGCGCGGAAAGCTGCGGAATGGCCAAAACGTTGAAGCTAGTGCTGAATCATTTCCGTGTCATTATATTGTGTTTGATCTATTGGAATATGTGGGGAAGTCAAAAGTAAATAGCCCATTGACCGTTAGAAAGCAATTACTGAAAGAGCTATTTAATGCCCTCAACCTTCCAACTAGTGTGAAGTACATGGATACTAAACGTTTACAAGCTATAGACGTTTATAAAGACGGGGATTTACTATGGCGAAGAGTAAAATTATCAAACGGTGAAGGTATTATTGCTAAGAAAAGCACAAGTAAATGGTTGGAGTCGAAAAGGACGAAAAATTGGTTGAAGATTAAAAACTGGCGATATGTAAATGTGTTAGTAACAAAATTTACTAAATCGAACGGTTTTTTTGATGCGGTTGTTTTTAAAGATGAAAATCTGATTGAGGTAGTAACGTTTAAACATGGATTTAATAAGGATGAAGAGAAAACGTTAATGACCCTATTTATGAACAATGGCACATTAATAAGCAATGAAATTTGGGAGCTCCCGCCTTCAATCTGTGTATCAATTGCCTGTATTGATTTTGATGGCAATAAATTGAGGGAACCAAGATTTCATTCGTTTCAGCTTAATGTAGATCCTAATGAATGTAATTGGCAACAGATGCAACGCCAATTACATCCGATTCCTGAAAATGTTGCAATCACACATCCAGATAAACCGGTATTTCCAGCAAGCAAAATTACAAAAGATGATTATTTATTGTACCTGCAAAAAGTTGCTCCTTATATGCTACCTTTTTTAAAGGATCGATTATTAACTACTATTCGCTATCCTCATGGCGTACCCGGTGAGAGCTTCTACCAAAAAAATTATCCAGACAATATTCCTGACTTTGTAGCCACATATTTAGTAGAAGATACTAATTTTGCAATTTGTAACAACCTTGAAACGTTATTGTGGCTAGGAAATCAACTAGCGATAGAATTTCATATTCCGTTTCAACCATTTCCGATTGGCAAACCGACTGAGATTGTATTTGACTTAGATCCGCCTTCTGTTGATGACTTTCACTTAGCGGTGAATGCTGCATTAAAATTGAAAACCATATTGGATCATTTTGGCCTTCAATCGTTCGTAAAAACATCAGGTGGAAAGGGGATGCAAGTGTATATTCCATTGCCGCTAAATGCATTTTCATATGAAGAAACCGGTGTGTTTACGGAGTTTGTATGTGAATTTTTAGTTCAGCAGTATCCCCAGTCGTTTACAATTGAACGACTTAAGAAAAATAGAGGAAATAAATTATATTTGGATTATGTACAACATAAAGAAGGAAAAACCATTGTCGCACCCTA
The sequence above is a segment of the Solibacillus sp. FSL H8-0523 genome. Coding sequences within it:
- a CDS encoding FAD-binding oxidoreductase gives rise to the protein MSIQQYEQALQGKLLLPTSELYEEKCHIFNSAVQSKPAAIIFCETEQDVVEAVNYANARSLTIAVKGGGHHLAGFAIAEGSVAIDMSAMKTMTVNEETKTVEAEAGVKAGELTAEVQKYGLAVPIGTASNPGAFGVALSGGIGYLRGVYGLACDNIIGATIVTADGEILTVDEYAHPDLLWALRGGGGNFGVVTKLVFQAYEIGTDVFALDLMYDYADAEEVFTKAQRFVEAAPNESVAVNFTVTILPPVPFLPEALHFKKVIMVLGMYAGAKEDGEAAMQPLRELATPIMDQSAIMPYRALQQKLDPMIPPSVNCYGTALYFDKLEGETLQTFLSFMDAPPSPGILGQVWSLGGKMNEMTSETSPFAMRDAGWALIVDVMAMADDDAVCETWIDDLYAGLLPYAHKKASYLNSINPTENAVEDAFADNYARLQQVKALYDPTNVFCHNHNIKVVK
- a CDS encoding Ku protein, with the translated sequence MHTVWKGSISFGLVNIPVKLHAATENKDVKLRQLHKECHTPISYKKVCEGCQKEVKDEEIVKAYEYTKNKFVILDEEDLENIRKEAEDKAVQIIDFVKLEEIDPIYFEKTYYLSPDTTGAKAYVLLRKTLEESGKIGIAKITIRAKEQLAIVRVYKNTLVMEVIHFPDEVRDAKDVPNIPGVETVVQKELETALMLVDQLTTEFDPTKYTDDYRTALMQLIEAKQAEGNGTVTVNDKRPLPDNVTDLMSALQASLDKTKKPTTRKKRTTTRTKKNA
- a CDS encoding cysteine peptidase family C39 domain-containing protein, giving the protein MFIVRTVILWIIISISINAYLMTLPIPILRKRDYPANYLIPQNNRIDFQQNSECAAFSTAYLLRHFGIEAEGESLYKYFPSKTKAGNVYPKGIREVLSKKGFKTNYYKGNINTLKYEVSKGTPVIVFIKVQKDRNYLHFVPVVGYDQNYIYLAESLKHLVNCDDGLKSYNRKVPINEFKKLWNVKRIHMLPYSNTYITVEAT
- a CDS encoding ABC transporter ATP-binding protein, producing MTGLVLKGVTKSFKEGDSTVDALKNVSLTVNPGDFIAIIGPSGSGKSTLLSIAGALLQPSKGEVLVNETNIGNMKEKELSSFRLTDIGFILQTSNLIPYLNVLDQLLLVCKMKGKVTSKEVDFAKTLLNDLGLSQKLTKFPNELSGGERQRVAIARAFVNNSNVILADEPTASLDSNRAFEVVKQIRNEVKERNKAAVMVTHDERMLEFCDKVYRMEDGVLTLEA
- a CDS encoding DNA ligase D; translation: MKPMLLTDSIEMPVGEGWLYETKYDGIRCILIWEKGEPAPVLKSRNNNVLNEMFPEILRFCEAIYNEVERYLPLMLDGELVYLINDYQSDFSVVQKRGKLRNGQNVEASAESFPCHYIVFDLLEYVGKSKVNSPLTVRKQLLKELFNALNLPTSVKYMDTKRLQAIDVYKDGDLLWRRVKLSNGEGIIAKKSTSKWLESKRTKNWLKIKNWRYVNVLVTKFTKSNGFFDAVVFKDENLIEVVTFKHGFNKDEEKTLMTLFMNNGTLISNEIWELPPSICVSIACIDFDGNKLREPRFHSFQLNVDPNECNWQQMQRQLHPIPENVAITHPDKPVFPASKITKDDYLLYLQKVAPYMLPFLKDRLLTTIRYPHGVPGESFYQKNYPDNIPDFVATYLVEDTNFAICNNLETLLWLGNQLAIEFHIPFQPFPIGKPTEIVFDLDPPSVDDFHLAVNAALKLKTILDHFGLQSFVKTSGGKGMQVYIPLPLNAFSYEETGVFTEFVCEFLVQQYPQSFTIERLKKNRGNKLYLDYVQHKEGKTIVAPYSARGNEKGLIATPLHWDEVTEQLRPDMFNIPHVINRINNVGDLFKHFRDVGEKQDFKSVVNQMNGLS